The Lebetimonas natsushimae genomic sequence AAAATTAAAAAGAACTGCTGCAAAAGCTGCTGCAGTTATCAGTGTCGGAACTTGTAGTAGTTTTGGTGGAATTCAGGCAGCAGCACCAAATCCAACAGGTGTAAAAGGAGTTTATCAGGTAATTAATAAACCTGTAATTAATGTTCCAGGTTGTCCTCCAAGTGCAAAAAACATAGTTGGGACTATTTTATATGTTATCCTATTTGGAGCACTTCCAGCTGTTGATAATTTCAACAGACCAAAATTCGCATACGGGCTTAGAATACATGACTTATGTGAAAGAAGAGGACATTTTGATGCAGGTGAATTTGTAGAACAATTCGGTGACAACGGTGCAGAAAACGGATTCTGTTTATACAAAGTCGGTTGTAAAGGACCTTATACATTTAACAACTGTTCTCGTGAGAGATTTAACCAACACACATCTTGGCCGGTTCAGGCAGGACACGGTTGTATAGGATGTTCTGAACCAGATTTCTGGGATTCAATGGCACCTTATGAAGAACCTCTTGCAAATCATAAATTTGCTTCAGCAAGTGTTGACGCAACAGCAGACAAAGTTGGGGCAACAATTTTAACAGTTGCAGGTGTGGCAATTGTAGCACATGCAGCACTCAGTGCAATTAAAAATCCTAAGGAGTAACAGATGGCAAAAAGAGTAGTAATAGATCCGATTACAAGAATTGAGGGACATTTAAGAGTTGAAGTTGTTTTAGATGAAAACAACGTAATTAAAGATGCATATTCTTCAGCAACTTTATGGAGAGGAATTGAGGTTATTTTAAAAGGAAGGGATCCAAGAGATGCTGGATTTATGACACAAAGAATCTGTGGGGTATGTACATATTCACATTATAAAGCTGGTATTATGGCAGTTGAAAATGCACTTGGAATCGAGCCGCCTCTTAATGCAAAACTTACTAGAAGTTTGATGAATATGGCATTATTTTTCCATGACCACATGGTTCATTTTTATCAATTACACGGGCTTGACTGGGTAGATATTATAAGTGCACTTAAAGCTGACCCTAAAAAAGCTAGCGAAGAAGCTTTTAAATATGTACCAAAAGGATATAATCCAATCGCAACAGGTGAAGACGAGTTAAGAGAAGTTCAAAAAAGAGTGGCTAAATTTGCCGAAAAAGGTGATTTAGGACCGTTTAAAAACGCATATTTCGGACATAAAACAATGAAATTTACACCTGAGCAAAATTTAATTGCATTATCTCACTATTTAAAAACACTTGAAATTCAAAGAATTGCTGCTCAGGCAATGGCAATTTTCGGTGGTAAAAATCCACATCCACAAAGCTTAACAGTAGGTGGTGTGACTTGTACTATGGATTTACAAGATCCAAGCAGACTTGGTGAATATTTACAAAAATTCCAAATTTTGGCTGATTATGCTAACAGGGCTTATTATGCAGATTTAGCAATGGCTGCTGAAGCTTTCAGAAATGAACCAAGCGTAACACAAAAAACAAATCTTGGCAACTTCTTAACATACAGAGAGCATCAAGTTGGTGCTAATAAATGGTTGTTTGATGCATGTGGATATATTAAAAATCATGATTTAAGCAAATTCTATGAAATTGATGAAAGTAAAATTGAAGAAGACGTAACTCACAGCTGGTACAAAGATACTGGATTTAGACATCCTTATGATGGTGAAACTGTACCAGAATATACCGGATATGTTGATGGTAAATCAATCGACGGTAAAGGTAACGAAGTAGATACTAAGCTAGCTAATCCAAATGGTAAATATTCATGGGTTAAATCCCCAAGATATGACAGAGAACCTATGGAAGTTGGACCACTTGCATGTATGGTGGTGAATTATGCTAAAGGTAATGAAAAAGTAAGAAAAGTTGTTGATGAATTCTTAGCTCAAACTGGTCTTCCAGCAGAAGCATTATTTACTGTTCTTGGAAGAACAGCAGCAAGAATGCTACAAACTAAAGTAATTGCAGATTATGGATTAGAAGCATTTAATAACTTGGTTGAAAACTTAAAATCAGACAAATCAACAGTAGCACCTTATAAAATTGATCCTAACAAAGAATACAAAGGTAGATATATCGGAGATGTTCCAAGAGGAATGTTAAGTCACTGGTGTAGAATTAAAAATGGTAAAATTGAAAACTGGCAAGCGGTTGTTCCATCAACTTGGAATGCAGGTCCGGCTGACGGAAACGGTAAAAAAGGTGCTTATGAGGCTAACTTAATTGGTATGAAATTAGCTGATCCAACAAAACCACTTGAAGTAATCAGAAGTATTCACAGTTACGACCCATGTATTGCCTGTGCAGTTCATGTTATGGACGTAAAAGGAAAAAAACTTGGTGAATTTAAAGTAGACCCACTATACGGTGCATGCTAAGGAGGCACAAATGAAATTTTTAAAAGTAATGGGAAATTATCTCGGCGGGATAGAGTTCTCTGCCGGGTATAGATGGCAACACTGGATAAGAGCAATTTCTATTTTTATTTTAATTGCGACTGGTTTTTATATTGCAAACCCTTTTGTGACTTATGCTAATGTGTCAATAGATCCAACCAGATTTACACAAGGATACTTTAGAGAATTTCACATAATTTTCGGTTTTGCTATGATTGGTGCTGTTTTATATAAAACATTCTTTTTTCTTTTCTTTAGAGAAGGAAAATATGAAAGAGCTTCATTAAAAGATGCGTTTAACATAAAATTAGCCCTTCAACAAGTTGGATATTATTTATTAATTTCTAAACACCCTCATACTAAAGGTGTTTATAATCCGTTACAATTTTGGGCATATTTTGCACTTTATGTATTCTTTTATGGTATTATAATCACTGGTTTGGCATTATATGCTGAAGTTTATCATAATGGGATGGGTGCATTTTTCTATCCATTTGCAAAATGGGTTGAAACATTTTTCGGCGGATTAGCATATGTTAGACTTTGGCATCACATTTTTATGTGGTTAATTATCCTTATTGTTTTTGTACACATTTATATGGCTGTATTTAATGCAGTATTCGGAAAAAACGGTTCAATGGATGCCATTTTCAGTGGTATGAAATGGGAAAAAGAAGGAGAAGAACACTAATTCCTTCTTTTCTTTTCATACATATATAGTAAGTAGTGAATAGCTTGCTATTTTCTACCTACTATATATCTTAATAAATCAAAGGTAAAATAATGAAAATTTTAATTTTAGGAATAGGAAATATATTGTTTGGTGATGAAGGAATAGGTGTACATTTAGCTAATTATATTGATGAAAAGTATGATTTTGTCGGACCCCATCAAGTTGATGTAATTGACGGAGGTACACTTGCCCAAAGGCTTATACCTATAATTACAGAATATGACAAAGTCTTTATTTTTGACTGTGTAGATGTTGATGAGGCCAAAATAGGAGATGTTTATTTTTTTGATTTTAGGGAAGTTCCTGAATGTGTAAGTTGGCAGGGAAGTGCTCATGAGGTAGAGATGCTGCAGACTCTTCAAATGATCGAAATGATGGGAGATTTGCCTGAAACTAAAATAATAGGGGTTGTGCCATATGTTATAGGGGAGGATACGACATTCAGCATAACTCCCGAGGTTCAAAATGCAGCAAAACTAATGGAAAAAATTTTACTTACAGAACTTAATAAATTAGGCGTTGAAGCAAAAGTTAAAAACCCTGATGTAAAACTTACTGAAATAGCAAAAGATTCTTATAAAAGAGGCGTTCCTGAAGAGTCATTAAAAGGATATGAAATATGATTATGAAATTTATTTTAAAATACAGTGGAGATATACTTGAGAGATTTTTTATAAGAATAGCAAATGAGATG encodes the following:
- a CDS encoding hydrogenase small subunit, with protein sequence MNEATIAKIKERLASLRKLPGIGEKSVAQVLEEHGFTRRDFLKWSAAMAVMLGLPTKFSPLIAEAAEVSDRLPVVWLHLAECTGCSESLIRNDSPTIDNIIFNFINLQYHDTIMAAAGWQAEENYEEALEKFAGRFVLCVEGGVPTKDGGEFLTIGPNAETGLEKLKRTAAKAAAVISVGTCSSFGGIQAAAPNPTGVKGVYQVINKPVINVPGCPPSAKNIVGTILYVILFGALPAVDNFNRPKFAYGLRIHDLCERRGHFDAGEFVEQFGDNGAENGFCLYKVGCKGPYTFNNCSRERFNQHTSWPVQAGHGCIGCSEPDFWDSMAPYEEPLANHKFASASVDATADKVGATILTVAGVAIVAHAALSAIKNPKE
- a CDS encoding nickel-dependent hydrogenase large subunit, translated to MAKRVVIDPITRIEGHLRVEVVLDENNVIKDAYSSATLWRGIEVILKGRDPRDAGFMTQRICGVCTYSHYKAGIMAVENALGIEPPLNAKLTRSLMNMALFFHDHMVHFYQLHGLDWVDIISALKADPKKASEEAFKYVPKGYNPIATGEDELREVQKRVAKFAEKGDLGPFKNAYFGHKTMKFTPEQNLIALSHYLKTLEIQRIAAQAMAIFGGKNPHPQSLTVGGVTCTMDLQDPSRLGEYLQKFQILADYANRAYYADLAMAAEAFRNEPSVTQKTNLGNFLTYREHQVGANKWLFDACGYIKNHDLSKFYEIDESKIEEDVTHSWYKDTGFRHPYDGETVPEYTGYVDGKSIDGKGNEVDTKLANPNGKYSWVKSPRYDREPMEVGPLACMVVNYAKGNEKVRKVVDEFLAQTGLPAEALFTVLGRTAARMLQTKVIADYGLEAFNNLVENLKSDKSTVAPYKIDPNKEYKGRYIGDVPRGMLSHWCRIKNGKIENWQAVVPSTWNAGPADGNGKKGAYEANLIGMKLADPTKPLEVIRSIHSYDPCIACAVHVMDVKGKKLGEFKVDPLYGAC
- the cybH gene encoding Ni/Fe-hydrogenase, b-type cytochrome subunit, which codes for MKFLKVMGNYLGGIEFSAGYRWQHWIRAISIFILIATGFYIANPFVTYANVSIDPTRFTQGYFREFHIIFGFAMIGAVLYKTFFFLFFREGKYERASLKDAFNIKLALQQVGYYLLISKHPHTKGVYNPLQFWAYFALYVFFYGIIITGLALYAEVYHNGMGAFFYPFAKWVETFFGGLAYVRLWHHIFMWLIILIVFVHIYMAVFNAVFGKNGSMDAIFSGMKWEKEGEEH
- a CDS encoding HyaD/HybD family hydrogenase maturation endopeptidase, producing the protein MKILILGIGNILFGDEGIGVHLANYIDEKYDFVGPHQVDVIDGGTLAQRLIPIITEYDKVFIFDCVDVDEAKIGDVYFFDFREVPECVSWQGSAHEVEMLQTLQMIEMMGDLPETKIIGVVPYVIGEDTTFSITPEVQNAAKLMEKILLTELNKLGVEAKVKNPDVKLTEIAKDSYKRGVPEESLKGYEI